The following proteins are co-located in the bacterium genome:
- a CDS encoding dockerin type I repeat-containing protein, with protein sequence MSTMRLAALALAGLLLAAPAGAQESLVCGVPVSRALAAGATHHYTLAPRVGSAVVIQAADVGTTLGLLRIRVSGPGGTLADTCQGVAQFTAVPGPLDLQISQCGGSNDGQYTVSLNVVSDDGGNCGRPLLCGATPDGIGFAVPGEADSFLLSLHAGERVTLRLNYTDGLGAPLLRLFGPDGVELALQGPCAGQVSIDPDRGDGLYTALISACDQPVRRPYRIEFSDDACPEGPVITTFLVANAANDPLKPSGFDGAGRPIFKHPYGQGFSLVLEARAGANRHNPGVYPAPYFAGGTLMDPDMQMIQSRPLGDGSAVVCDTAPPLLGGVPATVPFRFDDSPMARDTIHDMGCRFVDGAGQLVARQNSIEACTRSDQAFGFGFVDRGSRIQFCGLIATAWSFPPGDTIVAARVKDGDEGEFGQPREIVVRIGETTTPSVTARPTATATPTRATPPTATATRTPPATATRTATPSSPGSTATPTPTGTGSTPTATRTLPPMACAGDCNGDRRVSIADLTQVLTILIQSAPLAGCPAADADGNGVLTINDVIAAVNAALYGCP encoded by the coding sequence GTGAGCACCATGCGCCTGGCGGCGCTGGCGCTGGCCGGACTGCTCCTCGCGGCCCCGGCCGGTGCGCAGGAGTCGCTCGTCTGCGGCGTGCCGGTGTCGCGCGCGCTCGCCGCGGGTGCCACGCATCACTACACCCTGGCCCCACGGGTGGGGTCGGCGGTGGTGATCCAGGCGGCCGACGTCGGCACGACGCTCGGGCTGCTCCGCATCCGGGTGTCCGGGCCCGGCGGCACGCTCGCCGACACCTGCCAGGGGGTGGCCCAGTTCACCGCCGTGCCGGGCCCGCTCGACCTGCAGATCTCGCAGTGCGGCGGCAGCAACGACGGCCAGTACACGGTCTCGCTGAACGTCGTGTCGGACGATGGTGGCAACTGCGGCCGGCCGCTGCTCTGCGGCGCGACGCCCGACGGCATCGGCTTCGCGGTGCCCGGTGAAGCGGACTCGTTTCTCCTCTCGCTGCACGCCGGCGAGCGGGTGACGCTGCGCCTCAACTACACCGACGGGCTCGGCGCGCCGTTGCTGCGCCTCTTCGGACCGGACGGCGTCGAGCTCGCCCTCCAGGGCCCGTGCGCCGGCCAGGTGAGCATCGATCCCGACCGTGGCGACGGCCTCTACACCGCCCTGATCAGCGCCTGCGACCAGCCGGTCCGGCGCCCATACCGCATCGAATTCTCGGACGACGCCTGCCCGGAGGGTCCGGTCATCACCACCTTCCTGGTCGCCAACGCCGCCAACGATCCGCTCAAGCCGAGCGGCTTCGATGGCGCCGGCCGGCCGATCTTCAAACACCCGTACGGCCAGGGCTTCTCGCTGGTCCTGGAGGCGCGCGCCGGGGCCAATCGGCACAATCCCGGCGTCTATCCGGCGCCCTATTTTGCCGGCGGAACGCTGATGGACCCCGACATGCAGATGATCCAGTCGCGCCCGCTCGGCGACGGCAGCGCGGTGGTCTGCGACACCGCCCCGCCGCTCCTCGGCGGCGTGCCGGCGACCGTGCCGTTCCGCTTCGACGACTCCCCTATGGCGCGCGACACCATCCACGACATGGGCTGCCGCTTCGTCGACGGCGCCGGCCAGTTGGTCGCCCGGCAGAACTCGATCGAAGCCTGCACGCGCTCGGACCAGGCCTTCGGCTTCGGCTTCGTCGATCGCGGCTCGCGCATCCAGTTCTGCGGCCTCATCGCCACCGCCTGGAGCTTTCCCCCCGGCGACACCATCGTCGCGGCCCGCGTCAAGGACGGCGACGAGGGGGAATTCGGCCAGCCGCGCGAGATCGTCGTGCGCATCGGCGAGACGACGACCCCGAGCGTGACCGCGAGGCCGACCGCCACCGCGACCCCGACCCGCGCGACGCCGCCGACGGCCACCGCGACGCGGACGCCGCCGGCCACCGCGACCCGTACCGCGACGCCCAGCAGCCCGGGCTCGACGGCGACGCCCACCCCGACCGGCACGGGGTCGACGCCCACCGCCACCCGGACCCTGCCGCCCATGGCCTGCGCCGGCGACTGCAACGGCGATCGACGGGTCTCGATCGCCGACCTCACCCAGGTGCTGACGATCCTGATCCAGAGCGCGCCGCTCGCCGGTTGTCCCGCCGCCGACGCCGACGGCAACGGCGTGCTCACCATCAACGACGTCATCGCCGCCGTGAATGCCGCGCTCTATGGCTGCCCCTGA